One genomic region from Pelorhabdus rhamnosifermentans encodes:
- the trpB gene encoding tryptophan synthase subunit beta, whose protein sequence is MSNKRGRFGPYGGQFVPETVMPALIELEEKYEELKKDDSFQQELHAYFNEYAGRPTRLYFAKQLTEHYGRGKIYLKREDLLHTGAHKINNALGQALLARRMGKKQIVAETGAGQHGVACATVAALFGMKCKVFMGAEDIERQALNVFRMRLLGTDVVPVTSGTGTLKDATSEAIRYWATHVSDTHYIIGSVVGPHPYPMIVRDFQAVIGEEVKQEVTQLVDAKLRYLVACVGGGSNAMGLFYAFRHEKDVQKLGVEAAGRGLSTSAHAASLTLGSPGILHGAFSYLLQDEDGQVIPAYSVSAGLDYPGVGPEHSYFKDSGIASYHAVTDEAALAAFERLAKIEGIIPALESSHALAYLEELMPKTQIGEVVVVCLSGRGDKDVQHVANIMKEGLSCHA, encoded by the coding sequence ATGTCCAATAAACGAGGAAGATTTGGTCCATATGGCGGTCAATTTGTGCCTGAGACGGTAATGCCAGCCTTAATTGAACTGGAAGAAAAGTACGAAGAATTAAAGAAAGATGATTCTTTTCAACAGGAACTACATGCTTATTTTAATGAATATGCCGGTCGGCCTACGCGGCTGTATTTTGCCAAACAATTGACAGAGCACTATGGCCGTGGAAAAATTTATTTAAAGCGCGAAGATTTGCTTCATACTGGCGCTCATAAGATTAATAATGCTTTAGGGCAGGCTTTGCTTGCCAGGCGCATGGGCAAAAAGCAAATTGTGGCTGAAACAGGTGCCGGACAGCATGGTGTGGCTTGTGCAACGGTGGCGGCGCTGTTCGGGATGAAATGCAAAGTATTTATGGGGGCTGAAGATATAGAACGTCAGGCACTGAATGTTTTTCGGATGAGGCTGTTAGGCACCGATGTCGTGCCTGTTACAAGCGGCACAGGCACACTCAAGGATGCTACAAGTGAGGCCATTCGCTACTGGGCTACGCATGTCTCTGATACGCATTATATTATCGGGTCTGTTGTGGGTCCTCACCCTTATCCCATGATTGTCCGAGATTTTCAGGCCGTCATTGGTGAAGAAGTGAAGCAGGAGGTTACGCAGCTTGTGGATGCAAAACTGCGTTATCTTGTGGCTTGTGTGGGCGGCGGCAGTAATGCCATGGGACTTTTTTATGCTTTTCGTCATGAAAAGGATGTGCAAAAGCTGGGAGTGGAGGCCGCCGGAAGAGGACTTTCCACTTCAGCTCATGCGGCTTCACTGACATTAGGTAGTCCAGGCATACTTCATGGTGCTTTTAGTTATTTGCTGCAAGACGAGGATGGTCAGGTTATACCGGCTTATTCTGTATCAGCCGGCCTCGATTATCCCGGTGTGGGACCAGAGCACTCCTACTTTAAAGATAGCGGCATTGCTTCTTATCATGCCGTTACGGATGAAGCCGCGCTGGCTGCTTTTGAACGGTTGGCAAAAATAGAAGGAATTATTCCGGCGTTAGAAAGTTCTCATGCTTTAGCTTATTTGGAAGAATTGATGCCCAAGACTCAGATTGGTGAGGTTGTTGTCGTTTGTCTGTCAGGCCGGGGTGATAAAGACGTACAGCATGTGGCAAATATTATGAAGGAGGGACTATCATGTCACGCATAA
- the trpC gene encoding indole-3-glycerol phosphate synthase TrpC produces the protein MLKHIVQEKYAQVQRDKEQRPLAELMEVLEQGTFAFSRALRGTDWALIAECKLASPAKGRLCTKHSVPELAQIYEQNGARALSVHTDPHFCGKLADLADVRAVSSLPILRKDFMIDPYQIYEARAAGADCILLIAAVLDDDQLRSFIDIAHELGLDCLLEVHSQVELERVNQLDARIVGINNRDLNTFTTHIETTFKLRPYCREGRLMISESGVKTGRDAKLLKNAGLRGILVGEGLVTAKNIAQQTQEFALKITETGGKKDVQ, from the coding sequence AGTTCTCGAACAGGGTACATTTGCTTTTAGTCGGGCGTTAAGGGGGACGGACTGGGCGCTGATTGCCGAATGTAAGCTGGCATCACCTGCCAAAGGGCGCTTATGTACGAAGCACTCTGTGCCGGAATTAGCACAGATTTATGAGCAAAACGGTGCTAGAGCCTTATCTGTTCATACAGACCCGCATTTTTGCGGCAAGCTGGCTGATCTTGCCGACGTTCGCGCCGTCAGCAGCTTGCCGATTTTGCGCAAAGATTTTATGATTGATCCTTATCAAATTTATGAAGCACGTGCTGCAGGTGCCGACTGTATTTTGCTTATTGCCGCCGTCCTTGATGATGATCAGTTACGATCCTTTATTGATATAGCCCATGAATTGGGTTTGGACTGTTTACTTGAAGTTCATAGTCAGGTAGAACTGGAAAGAGTCAATCAACTGGATGCCAGGATTGTCGGGATAAATAATCGCGATTTAAATACCTTTACTACTCATATTGAGACAACTTTTAAGCTGCGGCCTTATTGCCGTGAAGGAAGGCTTATGATTAGCGAGAGTGGTGTGAAAACAGGTCGCGATGCAAAGCTGCTAAAAAATGCCGGACTTAGAGGCATTCTTGTTGGTGAAGGGCTTGTTACAGCCAAGAATATTGCGCAGCAGACACAGGAATTTGCATTAAAAATAACGGAAACAGGGGGAAAGAAAGATGTCCAATAA